From Ipomoea triloba cultivar NCNSP0323 chromosome 5, ASM357664v1, the proteins below share one genomic window:
- the LOC116020181 gene encoding uncharacterized protein LOC116020181 — MESLRAGKLFIDLHNDRPKTYVEAIQRASRQADTEEAVRQKRQREAAGSSAKRSRPESRSRTESERPSRTEVRRGFERVGAPPPRPTIAQPVHEVKDTLPPPPPLKPGDQPEILLPGGVSSKYCRYHRSTTHTTDECSYLRREIEAMIQKGAPPPPNQWRRHPRSNKTDSRSDRGKQLASEEEETNWKHKPVINMIVGGPEGGDSSSSRKAWARQLYVGTIYGRDDSLKKVCHEPILFTDEDLPRSQHPHRDALVIAMDVHGTVVRRILVDTRSSVNILYLEVFERLGLQRNKLIPVKTPLAGFTENSIELEGSIRLSVEIGTFPNLRSIDMEFVVVDLSCSHNMILGRPELEDLGALISLEHLCLKFRTPNGIGVARCDQKVARDCYLQSCREIGKRDLRVHAITSREEQLKNLDRPEPTVKLEEIEIDPLHPERRVKIGVGLAEKVK; from the coding sequence ATGGAGTCGCTTCGAGCGGGCAAATTGTTCATTGATCTCCACAATGACCGCCCAAAGACGTATGTGGAAGCTATCCAAAGAGCCAGTCGCCAGGCGGACACAGAAGAGGCAGTGAGACAAAAACGGCAGCGAGAAGCTGCTGGGTCTAGTGCTAAGCGATCACGACCCGAGTCCAGGAGTCGGACGGAATCTGAGCGCCCCAGCCGTACTGAGGTACGACGAGGATTCGAGAGGGTGGGAGCTCCTCCCCCTCGCCCCACCATAGCCCAGCCCGTTCACGAGGTTAAAGACACCCTGCCTCCCCCACCGCCTCTGAAACCTGGAGATCAGCCCGAGATCTTGCTCCCAGGAGGGGTTTCTTCAAAATATTGTCGATACCACCGATCGACTACACACACCACGGATGAGTGTTCTTACCTACGAAGAGAAATAGAGGCAATGATACAGAAAGGCGCTCCGCCTCCACCTAATCAATGGAGGCGGCATCCGCGTTCCAATAAAACAGATTCACGTTCCGACCGAGGAAAACAGCTTGCCTCTGAGGAAGAGGAGACTAACTGGAAACACAAGCCCGTCATTAACATGATAGTAGGAGGACCGGAAGGAGGAGATTCGTCCAGTTCTCGGAAAGCTTGGGCTCGGCAACTATATGTGGGAACCATCTACGGTCGAGATGATAGCTTGAAAAAGGTATGTCACGAACCTATTTTGTTTACGGATGAGGATTTACCTAGAAGCCAACATCCCCATCGGGATGCCTTGGTTATTGCCATGGACGTCCATGGCACGGTAGTCCGAAGAATCCTAGTGGACACAAGGAGTAGCGTGAACATCTTATATTTAGAGGTGTTCGAGAGGCTGGGGTTACAACGCAACAAGCTGATACCTGTGAAAACACCCTTGGCCGGTTTTACCGAGAACTCAATCGAGTTGGAGGGATCCATACGTTTATCGGTTGAAATTGGGACATTTCCCAATCTTCGGAGCATAGACATGGAGTTTGTGGTAGTAGACCTATCCTGCTCTCATAATATGATTCTAGGACGACCCGAACTAGAAGATCTGGGTGCTCTTATCTCTCTTGAGCATCTTTGCTTGAAATTCCGGACTCCGAATGGGATAGGGGTCGCTCGATGCGATCAAAAGGTAGCTCGGGATTGCTATTTACAGTCTTGCCGAGAGATTGGGAAAAGGGACCTGAGGGTTCATGCAATCACTAGTCGGGAGGAGCAGCTAAAGAATCTTGACCGACCAGAGCCGACGGTAAAACTAGAAGAAATTGAGATCGACCCTTTGCACCCCGAGAGACGGGTAAAGATTGGAGTTGGTTTGGCTGAGAAAGTCAAATAG